From a region of the uncultured Desulfatiglans sp. genome:
- a CDS encoding hypothetical protein (Evidence 5 : Unknown function) produces MQFLRSSLLGFLGAIPVFFTFREAFAQAKGYSDWHTGPWMMDVWAWTCDGKVPGSKIRLREGDYDPDRAGKISHRKIHYPLARRSGL; encoded by the coding sequence ATGCAATTCCTCAGATCTTCATTACTGGGTTTCCTGGGGGCTATCCCGGTGTTTTTCACCTTCCGGGAGGCCTTTGCCCAAGCGAAAGGATACAGCGACTGGCACACGGGGCCGTGGATGATGGACGTCTGGGCGTGGACTTGCGACGGAAAGGTCCCCGGATCAAAAATACGCCTCAGGGAAGGAGATTATGATCCAGATCGTGCTGGAAAAATCTCTCACCGAAAAATCCACTATCCACTGGCACGGCGTTCCGGTCTCTGA
- a CDS encoding hypothetical protein (Evidence 5 : Unknown function) codes for MIQIVLEKSLTEKSTIHWHGVPVSDSVLKDLPLTRWGKMLRC; via the coding sequence ATGATCCAGATCGTGCTGGAAAAATCTCTCACCGAAAAATCCACTATCCACTGGCACGGCGTTCCGGTCTCTGATAGTGTGTTGAAAGATCTACCTTTGACACGCTGGGGAAAAATGCTCAGATGCTAG
- a CDS encoding hypothetical protein (Evidence 5 : Unknown function), with product MTASRDILSTHQRLTIEFNVKEQDTVQRKHLRLCSSVEPEHQEAYQNLGLKEVPRPRKWRP from the coding sequence GTGACCGCTAGCCGTGATATCCTCTCGACCCACCAACGACTGACCATCGAGTTCAATGTGAAAGAACAAGACACGGTCCAGCGCAAGCACCTGCGCCTCTGTAGCAGCGTTGAACCCGAACATCAGGAAGCCTATCAGAACCTGGGGCTAAAGGAGGTCCCCAGGCCAAGAAAATGGCGACCGTAA
- a CDS encoding hypothetical protein (Evidence 5 : Unknown function): protein MGLRILVIFLVLFCYAGHLHADDRLSGYLYEDTKRLVKLVEDAAMLLESEGGDSFVEFNRKGSRWFGDHCFLFVYDSAGKCIFHPAIPELVGKNLMDLRDMNGKPMVRFVTDVCRKPQRDAHGWVFYLWQEQNEFEPKWKGAYVRKAVMPDGQVWAIGAGLHFLKIEKVMVQENAQSAVDLLMAEGKATAFKEFLNPSSRYSFFNIFIWVTDERGRALVDPAFPKKEGRDLTLYRDAIGRPVMKEIIDKLQKNDEVWVQHLWPRPGSVAASRKLAYVRKVRIGHETFLVGSDFFLASPIWMKQ from the coding sequence ATGGGGCTCCGTATTCTGGTCATCTTCTTAGTTCTGTTCTGCTATGCCGGCCATCTTCATGCTGATGACCGGTTGAGCGGATATTTGTATGAGGATACGAAACGGCTGGTAAAACTCGTTGAGGATGCGGCGATGCTCCTGGAAAGCGAGGGTGGTGACTCCTTTGTCGAGTTTAACCGGAAGGGGTCCCGTTGGTTCGGCGATCACTGTTTTCTGTTTGTTTATGATAGCGCGGGAAAATGCATTTTTCACCCCGCCATTCCGGAGTTGGTAGGCAAGAACCTCATGGATCTCAGAGACATGAACGGCAAACCCATGGTCCGTTTCGTCACCGACGTCTGCAGAAAGCCTCAGAGGGATGCCCATGGCTGGGTTTTTTATCTCTGGCAGGAACAGAACGAGTTCGAGCCGAAGTGGAAGGGCGCCTATGTCCGCAAGGCGGTCATGCCCGATGGGCAGGTATGGGCGATCGGTGCCGGGCTCCATTTTCTCAAGATAGAGAAGGTCATGGTGCAGGAGAATGCCCAAAGCGCCGTGGACCTCCTGATGGCCGAAGGCAAGGCAACAGCATTCAAAGAGTTCCTCAACCCCTCTTCACGCTACAGTTTCTTCAATATCTTTATCTGGGTGACGGACGAAAGGGGGCGGGCCTTGGTCGATCCGGCCTTTCCGAAAAAGGAGGGTCGTGATCTCACCTTGTACCGGGACGCCATCGGGCGGCCCGTCATGAAGGAAATCATCGACAAACTCCAAAAAAACGATGAGGTATGGGTACAGCATCTCTGGCCCCGGCCGGGTTCCGTCGCTGCGTCACGCAAACTGGCGTATGTCAGGAAGGTCAGGATCGGCCATGAGACCTTTCTGGTCGGATCGGATTTCTTTCTTGCATCACCCATCTGGATGAAACAGTAA
- a CDS encoding Xanthine/uracil/vitamin C permease: protein MAKRPEKLIYGVDDKLPFFSLFLLGFQHTFLMSSTLVLPVVLVTEIGGGFDLLRSVVALTMISSGLGTIFQAFRFGWFGSGYLCPNLCGPNFFTASMTAAWLGGLPLMRGMTIVAGLVEIVFARALPRIRFLFPPEITGLVVFMVAVGVIPLGVSKCLGINYEGEPIQGMCVAVAFVTLLVMIGINIWGKGRLKLYSVLGGLITGYLLSLPAGLLTREHFHMIDAAPWLALPSTKGMLDITFKWSLVPIFAIVSITGALKSFGNLIMCEKINDTEWTQPDTKRIGNGLVADACCVTVSGLLGGMASDTSASNVAFSAASGATSRYIGYMAGALFILFGFFPKITGILSLMPMPVMGAILIFVTCFMIISGIQIILGAGIDNRKTFVIGISIIFGLSLDLLPSLFVDIPHAIRPLFESSLTLSTVIAVFLNQVLRLGKMPKTT, encoded by the coding sequence GTGGCCAAGAGACCCGAAAAACTCATCTACGGTGTCGACGACAAGCTGCCGTTCTTCTCATTGTTTCTCTTAGGCTTTCAGCACACTTTTCTCATGTCAAGCACGCTCGTGCTTCCGGTCGTCCTTGTGACGGAAATCGGCGGCGGCTTCGACCTGCTTCGCTCTGTTGTTGCGCTTACGATGATCTCCTCCGGGTTGGGTACCATCTTCCAGGCATTTCGGTTCGGCTGGTTTGGATCCGGGTACCTCTGTCCGAACCTGTGCGGGCCGAATTTCTTTACTGCCTCTATGACGGCGGCATGGCTTGGGGGTCTGCCCTTGATGCGCGGCATGACCATCGTTGCCGGTCTTGTCGAAATTGTCTTCGCCCGGGCGCTTCCGCGTATCAGATTTCTTTTTCCCCCTGAAATAACCGGCTTGGTGGTTTTCATGGTTGCGGTGGGGGTCATTCCGCTGGGCGTCTCCAAATGCCTAGGCATCAACTACGAAGGCGAACCAATCCAGGGAATGTGCGTGGCTGTGGCATTCGTGACCCTGCTCGTTATGATTGGCATAAATATCTGGGGCAAGGGGAGACTCAAACTTTACAGTGTCCTTGGCGGATTAATCACGGGTTATCTCTTATCACTCCCTGCCGGGTTGTTGACCAGGGAGCACTTTCATATGATTGACGCCGCACCGTGGCTGGCATTGCCTTCAACGAAAGGGATGCTGGACATCACTTTCAAGTGGTCGCTGGTCCCAATCTTTGCCATCGTCTCTATTACCGGGGCGCTCAAGTCATTCGGCAATCTCATCATGTGTGAAAAGATCAATGACACGGAATGGACACAGCCTGATACGAAGCGCATCGGCAACGGGCTTGTGGCGGATGCCTGCTGCGTGACGGTCTCGGGTCTGCTGGGAGGAATGGCTTCAGACACCTCGGCAAGCAATGTAGCGTTCAGCGCCGCCTCAGGTGCTACCAGCCGTTACATCGGGTACATGGCTGGCGCGCTCTTCATCCTCTTCGGTTTCTTTCCTAAGATAACCGGAATTCTTTCACTCATGCCGATGCCGGTGATGGGGGCCATCCTCATTTTTGTCACCTGCTTCATGATCATTTCAGGGATTCAGATCATACTTGGGGCGGGTATAGATAACCGCAAAACCTTTGTGATCGGCATATCGATTATTTTCGGATTGAGCCTTGATCTGCTCCCCTCCCTTTTTGTCGACATTCCTCATGCCATCAGACCGCTCTTCGAGTCATCGTTGACGCTGAGCACCGTAATCGCAGTTTTCCTCAACCAGGTCCTGCGCCTGGGGAAAATGCCGAAAACAACGTGA
- a CDS encoding conserved hypothetical protein (Evidence 4 : Unknown function but conserved in other organisms), which yields MDRNSISQIRVKGQTVGIIGLQAALADVYDGPIEGSDEDIKAELLERLRGKNYIPARALDDYARAFLREYKKHCGLPYEDEAACGRLDIAILGPGCPQCDRMEMEVMSVLTELDLSASIRHIRDIKEIGTYGVMGMPALVINGRVVASGAALPRAKIRTLIEKTDFDSFRSDR from the coding sequence ATGGATCGGAATAGCATTTCTCAAATCAGGGTGAAGGGTCAAACTGTAGGCATAATAGGCCTGCAGGCGGCTCTTGCCGATGTCTATGACGGGCCCATCGAGGGATCGGACGAAGACATCAAGGCTGAACTCTTAGAAAGGCTCAGAGGAAAGAATTATATTCCTGCCAGGGCCCTTGATGATTATGCCCGCGCATTCCTCCGCGAGTACAAAAAGCACTGCGGATTGCCTTATGAAGATGAGGCGGCCTGCGGCCGGCTGGATATTGCAATCCTCGGTCCGGGCTGTCCTCAGTGCGACCGGATGGAGATGGAAGTGATGTCCGTGCTGACGGAACTCGATCTGTCGGCAAGTATCCGGCATATTAGGGACATCAAGGAGATCGGAACCTATGGCGTAATGGGAATGCCAGCCCTTGTCATCAATGGGCGTGTTGTTGCATCAGGTGCAGCGCTCCCGCGGGCGAAAATCAGGACGCTCATAGAAAAAACTGATTTTGATTCGTTCAGGTCTGATAGATAA
- a CDS encoding hypothetical protein (Evidence 5 : Unknown function): MVFLANLGVNLHVCLCGDLQVASAQTLDFLDIGQKSSFPDWKLSPTAKSFPDGHCYETWGGLPLRDAQTLIQGWRAVHVRGRFGFCGGKTFVCLSPVRGRPRWRDPLPRHGTRRLQHAPSGPGPLFNSQTGFPDPNLPVNGEVDRDGKPIPLGVGGG; this comes from the coding sequence ATGGTCTTTTTGGCCAATCTCGGCGTCAATCTGCACGTTTGCTTGTGCGGCGACCTGCAGGTCGCCTCCGCGCAAACGCTTGATTTCCTTGATATTGGCCAAAAATCCTCATTTCCGGATTGGAAACTTAGTCCTACCGCGAAATCATTTCCGGATGGACACTGTTATGAAACTTGGGGAGGGCTTCCCCTCCGCGATGCTCAAACCCTCATTCAGGGCTGGAGGGCGGTGCACGTTCGGGGCCGGTTCGGGTTCTGCGGGGGCAAAACATTCGTCTGCCTTTCACCGGTTCGCGGCCGACCACGATGGCGTGATCCTCTGCCACGGCACGGAACCAGGCGGCTCCAGCACGCCCCCAGCGGACCAGGACCCCTTTTCAATTCCCAGACAGGTTTCCCCGACCCGAACCTCCCCGTGAACGGGGAGGTGGATCGAGATGGGAAACCAATCCCCTTAGGAGTAGGTGGAGGGTGA
- a CDS encoding hypothetical protein (Evidence 5 : Unknown function) encodes MRSGRKIKKVERTREVPFVSSFHPEMVFLANLGVNLHVCLCGDLQVASAQTLDFLDIGQESSFPDWKLSPTAKLFPRFSFFPHPVPDLMRF; translated from the coding sequence TTGCGGAGCGGTCGGAAGATAAAAAAAGTTGAAAGAACCCGTGAAGTTCCTTTTGTAAGTAGTTTCCATCCGGAAATGGTCTTTTTGGCTAATCTCGGCGTCAATCTGCACGTTTGCTTGTGCGGCGACCTACAGGTCGCCTCCGCACAAACGCTTGATTTCCTTGATATTGGCCAAGAATCCTCATTTCCGGATTGGAAACTTAGTCCTACCGCGAAATTATTTCCGCGCTTCAGTTTTTTTCCACACCCTGTTCCGGATCTCATGCGTTTTTAG
- a CDS encoding hypothetical protein (Evidence 5 : Unknown function): protein MVNPRLTPGEWIQKDTVLLNRKGQAEIDFMGDNSGHWLQHWRNL from the coding sequence ATGGTGAACCCGCGGCTAACCCCTGGCGAATGGATCCAAAAGGACACCGTTCTCTTGAACCGGAAGGGCCAGGCGGAAATCGATTTCATGGGAGACAACTCCGGGCATTGGTTGCAGCACTGGCGCAACCTCTAA